The Pseudomonas berkeleyensis genome includes a region encoding these proteins:
- a CDS encoding Rnf-Nqr domain containing protein, translating into MTDFFFALIGAALISHFALGLPLAADALRHLRLQALGPCAALLILFAVPLARLSEYLLQGAALSYLYLLAFILLSAGLAWLLPTLLARWRPALAQPGLWPILLGNGLGAMLLGRSLETFSSALAFGLAGGLGFWLILQLFDDLQVRIERCDVPVAFRGTPILLISAGLMGLAFLGFNGMGAL; encoded by the coding sequence ATGACCGACTTCTTCTTCGCCCTGATCGGTGCCGCCCTGATCAGCCACTTCGCGCTCGGCCTGCCGCTGGCCGCCGACGCCCTGCGCCACCTGCGCTTGCAGGCGCTTGGCCCCTGCGCCGCGTTGCTGATCCTGTTCGCCGTGCCCCTGGCCAGGCTGAGCGAATATCTTCTGCAAGGCGCAGCGCTGTCCTATCTGTACCTGCTCGCATTCATCCTGCTGAGTGCCGGTCTGGCCTGGCTGCTGCCAACATTGCTGGCACGCTGGCGACCGGCCCTGGCTCAGCCTGGTCTGTGGCCCATTCTGCTGGGCAACGGCCTGGGCGCCATGCTGCTGGGCAGATCCCTAGAGACGTTCAGCAGCGCCCTGGCTTTTGGCCTCGCCGGTGGGCTCGGTTTCTGGCTGATCCTGCAACTGTTCGATGACCTACAGGTGCGCATCGAGCGCTGCGATGTACCGGTCGCCTTTCGCGGCACGCCGATCCTGCTGATCAGCGCTGGCCTGATGGGCCTGGCCTTCCTCGGCTTCAACGGCATGGGGGCACTATGA
- a CDS encoding cold-shock protein yields MSNRQTGTVKWFNDEKGYGFITPQSGDDLFVHFKAIQSDGFKSLKEGQQVSFVATRGQKGMQAEEVQVI; encoded by the coding sequence ATGTCCAATCGTCAGACTGGCACCGTTAAGTGGTTCAACGATGAGAAAGGCTACGGCTTCATCACCCCGCAATCCGGTGACGACCTCTTCGTACACTTCAAAGCCATTCAGAGCGATGGTTTCAAGAGCCTGAAAGAAGGCCAGCAAGTTTCCTTCGTGGCCACCCGTGGTCAGAAAGGCATGCAAGCTGAGGAAGTTCAGGTTATCTAA
- the apbC gene encoding iron-sulfur cluster carrier protein ApbC — translation MSAVTREAVEACLRQLVDPHLDQDPVSAGCLREVDIQGGKVRVRLELGYAAGLFKSGWAQMLQMALENLDGVEAAQVQIDCVIESHQGQAQVPSLGNVKNVIAVASGKGGVGKSTTAANLALALAREGVRVGILDADIYGPSQGIMFGIPAGTRPQVKDQKWFVPLEAHGVQVMSMAFLTDDNTPMVWRGPMVSGALLQLITQTAWDNLDYLVVDMPPGTGDIQLTLAQKVPVAGSVIVTTPQDLALLDAKKGVEMFRKVHIPVLGVVENMAVHICSNCGHAEHLFGEGGGEKLAAQYGVELLASLPLSMAIRMQADDGKPTTVADPESQIAMIYQDLARKVGARIALAGKVAMPSIEISED, via the coding sequence ATGAGTGCCGTTACCCGCGAAGCGGTGGAAGCCTGCCTGCGTCAACTCGTCGACCCCCATCTCGATCAGGATCCGGTCAGTGCCGGTTGCCTGCGCGAAGTGGATATCCAGGGTGGCAAGGTGCGGGTGCGCCTGGAGCTGGGTTATGCGGCCGGCCTGTTCAAGAGCGGCTGGGCGCAGATGCTGCAGATGGCGCTGGAGAATCTCGATGGCGTCGAGGCGGCGCAGGTGCAGATCGACTGCGTGATCGAGTCGCATCAGGGCCAGGCCCAGGTGCCGTCGCTGGGCAACGTGAAGAACGTCATTGCCGTGGCTTCGGGCAAGGGTGGCGTGGGCAAATCCACCACGGCCGCCAACCTGGCGTTGGCGCTGGCCCGTGAAGGTGTGCGCGTGGGCATTCTCGATGCCGATATCTACGGCCCCAGCCAGGGCATCATGTTCGGCATCCCCGCTGGCACCCGGCCGCAGGTCAAGGATCAGAAATGGTTCGTGCCGCTCGAGGCCCACGGCGTGCAGGTGATGTCGATGGCCTTTCTCACCGACGACAACACGCCGATGGTCTGGCGCGGGCCGATGGTCAGCGGTGCGCTGCTGCAACTGATCACCCAGACCGCCTGGGACAACCTCGACTATCTGGTGGTGGACATGCCGCCGGGCACTGGCGACATTCAGCTCACACTGGCGCAGAAAGTTCCGGTGGCGGGCAGCGTGATCGTCACTACACCGCAGGATCTGGCCCTGCTCGATGCCAAGAAGGGCGTGGAGATGTTCCGCAAGGTGCACATCCCGGTGCTAGGTGTGGTGGAGAACATGGCCGTGCACATCTGCTCCAACTGCGGGCATGCCGAGCACCTGTTCGGCGAGGGCGGCGGCGAGAAGCTGGCTGCGCAGTATGGCGTCGAGCTGCTGGCGTCGTTGCCGCTGTCGATGGCCATCCGTATGCAAGCCGATGACGGCAAGCCAACCACGGTGGCCGACCCGGAAAGCCAGATCGCCATGATCTACCAGGATCTGGCGCGCAAGGTCGGCGCGCGCATCGCCCTGGCTGGCAAGGTAGCCATGCCGAGCATCGAGATCAGTGAGGACTGA
- a CDS encoding RnfABCDGE type electron transport complex subunit B — MSQALRSDARIRAIDALLPQTQCGKCGHPGCLPYAEGIAGGEAINKCPPGGSATVHALADLLQRPYLPLELPEVPAQIAFIREAECIGCTKCIQACPVDAIVGAAKLMHTVITDECSGCELCVAPCPVDCIDILPLTGAEIERQRERADQFRQRHDARQARLLQNEKKRQTERATRAPAALAIPVTQPVAGNEDAYKRLKIEAAMAKVVLAKAEKQFAQHGTEELQRQVEVLRAAADQAQSALDAMPAPAPAAPTPGVAALKQAKIQLLTSRTALAKAEREGADEATLQRLRQALVQAEQALHTAEDNSGKPVPNLVRTDKQPVDKQFRDLKTTHAYARAEVQRLERRLAADPNAVDEATIEAARQRLATAEQRLSDYQRG; from the coding sequence ATGAGCCAGGCCCTGCGCAGCGACGCCCGTATCCGCGCCATCGACGCCCTGCTGCCGCAGACCCAGTGCGGCAAATGCGGCCATCCCGGCTGCCTGCCCTACGCCGAAGGCATTGCCGGTGGTGAGGCGATCAACAAGTGCCCGCCCGGCGGTAGCGCCACCGTTCATGCCCTGGCGGATCTGCTGCAACGCCCCTATCTGCCACTGGAGCTGCCGGAAGTACCGGCGCAGATCGCCTTTATCCGCGAGGCCGAATGCATCGGCTGCACCAAATGCATCCAGGCGTGTCCGGTAGACGCTATCGTCGGCGCAGCCAAACTGATGCACACGGTGATCACGGACGAATGCAGCGGCTGCGAGTTGTGCGTCGCGCCCTGCCCGGTCGACTGCATCGACATCCTGCCGCTGACCGGCGCAGAGATCGAACGACAGCGTGAACGCGCCGACCAGTTCCGCCAACGCCACGACGCCCGCCAGGCGCGACTGCTGCAGAACGAGAAGAAGCGCCAGACCGAGCGCGCGACACGTGCACCAGCAGCGCTGGCGATACCGGTTACGCAACCTGTCGCCGGTAACGAAGACGCCTACAAACGTCTGAAAATCGAAGCAGCAATGGCCAAGGTGGTACTGGCCAAGGCCGAAAAGCAGTTTGCCCAGCACGGCACCGAGGAGTTACAGCGCCAGGTCGAGGTACTACGTGCTGCAGCCGACCAGGCACAGAGCGCTCTGGATGCGATGCCCGCGCCAGCGCCTGCAGCTCCGACACCTGGCGTCGCCGCGCTCAAGCAAGCCAAGATCCAGTTGCTCACCAGCCGCACGGCACTGGCCAAAGCCGAGCGCGAAGGCGCGGATGAAGCAACGCTGCAGCGCTTGCGACAAGCTCTCGTGCAAGCCGAGCAGGCCCTGCACACTGCCGAAGACAACAGCGGCAAGCCGGTGCCCAATCTCGTGCGTACCGACAAGCAACCGGTCGACAAGCAATTTCGTGACCTGAAAACCACGCACGCTTACGCGCGCGCCGAAGTGCAGCGCCTGGAGCGCCGCCTGGCCGCCGACCCGAACGCGGTCGACGAAGCGACCATAGAGGCCGCACGCCAGCGCCTGGCTACAGCCGAGCAACGCCTCAGTGATTACCAGCGCGGCTGA
- a CDS encoding DUF4349 domain-containing protein produces the protein MKPWMVVLFLLALTGCSDPSGLPLGGALHGERNQAGSYLAYEHHVGIELPAEQLGERLASTREACLSAQFGACSLIAAQQSSGKSPRGELTLRIVPDGVEPITRFASEGGELTSRNTRAEDLAQAVSDNRRQHDQLLRQQQTLLQFQERTDLAVADLLALARELAAVEVQLQVIAQEAAQQQRRLDTNLLTLNFTSPYEHSPMGRIGEAFSRLKDNLAEGTANVIEFIGYGLPFLILLFPLALLLRWLWRRLTRKAE, from the coding sequence ATGAAACCATGGATGGTTGTGCTGTTTCTGCTAGCCCTGACAGGTTGCTCCGACCCGTCAGGGCTGCCGCTCGGCGGCGCCCTGCATGGCGAACGCAACCAGGCCGGCAGCTACCTGGCCTACGAGCATCATGTCGGTATCGAATTGCCGGCAGAGCAGCTCGGCGAACGCCTGGCCAGCACCCGTGAAGCCTGCCTGAGCGCACAGTTCGGCGCTTGCAGCCTGATCGCCGCGCAGCAGAGCAGCGGCAAGTCGCCACGCGGCGAGCTGACCCTGCGCATCGTGCCGGATGGCGTCGAGCCGATCACTCGTTTCGCCAGTGAAGGCGGCGAGCTGACCAGCCGCAACACCCGCGCCGAAGACCTGGCCCAGGCCGTCTCCGACAACCGCCGCCAGCACGACCAGTTGCTGCGCCAACAGCAGACCCTGCTGCAATTCCAGGAGCGTACCGATCTGGCCGTCGCCGACCTGCTGGCCCTGGCCCGTGAACTGGCCGCCGTCGAGGTGCAGTTGCAGGTCATCGCTCAGGAGGCCGCTCAGCAGCAGCGCCGCCTGGACACCAACCTGCTGACGCTGAACTTCACCAGCCCCTATGAACATTCGCCCATGGGCCGCATCGGTGAAGCCTTCTCCCGCCTGAAGGACAACCTCGCCGAAGGTACCGCCAACGTCATCGAGTTCATCGGTTACGGCCTGCCCTTCCTGATTCTGCTGTTCCCACTCGCCCTGCTGCTGCGCTGGTTGTGGCGCCGCCTCACCCGCAAGGCCGAGTAA
- the metG gene encoding methionine--tRNA ligase: MSEARKILVTSALPYANGSIHLGHMLEYVQTDMWVRFQKLRGNQAIYVCADDAHGSAIMLRAEKEGITPEQLIDGVRAEHMADFADFGVNFDNYHSTHSDENRELSAAIYLALRDKGHIATRAVTQYFDPDKGMFLADRFIKGTCPKCGTDDQYGDNCEKCGATYSPTELKNPRSAISGAVPVLKESQHFFFKLPDFEAMLKQWTRSGALQEAVANKIAEWLDGGLQEWDISRDAPYFGFEIPGEPGKYFYVWLDAPIGYMASFKNLCARRPDLDFDAFWGKDSTAELYHFIGKDIVNFHALFWPAMLEGAGYRKPTGVNVHGYLTVNGQKMSKSRGTFIKARTYLDHLNPEYLRYYYASKLGRGVDDLDLNLEDFVQKVNSDLVGKVVNIASRCAGFIHRGNAGVLVTANPEPALWEAFQVAAPSIAEAYEARDFSRAMREIMALADRANAWIADKAPWALNKVEGKQAEVQEICALGINLFRQLIILLKPVLPNLAAEAEAFLNVPALTWDDLSKPLADHQLNPFSPLLTRIELPKIEAMVEASKEDLAAEASKPAGNGELAKDPLAAEINFDAFAAVDLRIALIEKCEFVEGADKLLRLSLDIGDEKRNVFSGIKSAYPDPSKLEGRLTLYVANLAPRKMKFGVSEGMVLAAGPGGEEIYLLSPDSGAKPGQRVK; this comes from the coding sequence ATGAGCGAAGCCCGCAAGATTCTCGTTACCAGCGCCCTCCCCTATGCCAACGGTTCGATCCACCTCGGGCACATGCTCGAATACGTGCAGACGGACATGTGGGTGCGCTTCCAGAAACTGCGAGGCAACCAGGCCATCTACGTCTGCGCCGACGACGCGCATGGCTCGGCGATCATGCTGCGTGCCGAGAAGGAAGGCATCACCCCGGAACAGTTGATCGATGGCGTGCGCGCCGAGCACATGGCCGACTTCGCCGACTTCGGCGTGAACTTCGACAACTACCACTCGACCCACTCGGACGAGAACCGTGAGCTGTCCGCCGCCATCTACCTGGCCCTGCGCGACAAGGGCCACATCGCCACCCGCGCGGTGACCCAATATTTCGACCCCGACAAGGGCATGTTCCTCGCCGACCGTTTCATCAAAGGCACCTGCCCGAAATGCGGTACCGACGACCAGTACGGCGACAACTGCGAAAAGTGCGGCGCCACCTACTCGCCGACGGAACTGAAGAACCCGCGTTCGGCCATCTCCGGAGCCGTGCCCGTACTCAAGGAGTCGCAGCACTTCTTCTTCAAGCTGCCGGACTTCGAAGCCATGCTCAAGCAGTGGACGCGCTCCGGCGCGCTGCAGGAAGCGGTGGCCAACAAGATCGCCGAATGGCTCGATGGCGGCCTGCAGGAGTGGGACATCTCGCGTGATGCGCCCTACTTCGGCTTCGAGATTCCCGGAGAGCCGGGCAAGTACTTCTATGTCTGGCTGGACGCGCCGATCGGCTACATGGCCAGCTTCAAGAACCTCTGTGCGCGCCGTCCGGATCTGGACTTCGACGCGTTCTGGGGCAAGGACTCGACCGCCGAGCTGTACCACTTCATCGGCAAGGACATCGTCAACTTCCACGCCCTGTTCTGGCCGGCGATGCTCGAAGGCGCGGGCTACCGCAAGCCGACCGGCGTCAACGTGCACGGCTACCTGACCGTCAACGGGCAGAAGATGTCCAAGTCGCGTGGCACCTTCATCAAGGCGCGCACCTACCTGGATCACCTGAACCCGGAATACCTGCGCTACTACTATGCCTCCAAACTGGGCCGTGGCGTCGACGACCTCGACCTGAACCTCGAGGACTTCGTGCAGAAGGTCAACTCCGACCTGGTCGGCAAGGTGGTCAACATCGCCAGCCGCTGCGCCGGTTTCATCCACAGGGGCAACGCTGGCGTACTGGTTACCGCCAACCCGGAACCTGCGCTGTGGGAAGCCTTCCAGGTCGCCGCACCGAGCATCGCCGAAGCCTACGAGGCGCGCGACTTCTCGCGTGCCATGCGCGAGATCATGGCGCTGGCCGACCGCGCCAACGCCTGGATCGCCGACAAGGCACCGTGGGCACTGAACAAGGTCGAAGGCAAACAGGCCGAAGTGCAGGAAATCTGCGCGCTGGGCATCAACCTGTTCCGCCAGTTGATCATCCTGCTCAAGCCGGTACTGCCGAATCTGGCGGCCGAAGCCGAGGCCTTCCTCAACGTGCCGGCACTGACCTGGGACGACCTCAGCAAGCCACTGGCCGATCACCAGCTCAATCCGTTCAGCCCGCTGCTGACCCGTATCGAACTGCCGAAGATCGAAGCCATGGTGGAAGCCTCCAAGGAAGACCTGGCCGCCGAGGCCAGCAAGCCTGCAGGCAATGGTGAACTGGCGAAGGATCCGCTGGCCGCCGAAATCAACTTCGACGCCTTCGCTGCCGTCGACCTGCGCATCGCGCTGATCGAGAAATGCGAGTTCGTCGAAGGTGCCGACAAGCTGCTGCGCCTGTCGCTGGATATCGGAGACGAGAAGCGCAACGTGTTCTCCGGCATCAAGTCCGCCTACCCGGATCCGAGCAAGCTGGAAGGTCGCCTGACGCTGTACGTCGCCAACCTGGCGCCGCGCAAGATGAAGTTCGGCGTATCCGAAGGCATGGTGCTGGCGGCCGGCCCTGGCGGAGAGGAAATCTACCTGCTCAGCCCGGACAGCGGCGCCAAGCCGGGCCAGCGCGTCAAGTAA